The Magnolia sinica isolate HGM2019 chromosome 11, MsV1, whole genome shotgun sequence DNA window CTGAGCTGGATAGTGCACGTCATCTTATGACAAAGCGTGGCTGAGAAGCTTAAAAGACAAAGTGGTCGAGAAAAGAAGAACGATTAAAAGAATACAAAAATGCAAAAGGATCTGAAAGACTGATGTGACAATGATTCAACTACCGTAACCATTGAAGAAAAGAACATAAACAGATACAGATATAGAGTATTTACATAGCAAAAAATCTTATAAGGGAGAATTAACAGAGCAAGACGTCTAATACCAATCAAACAAAccaataaaattatctttcattATCATAGCTTACCTCTTTCTTAAGAGTAGACTAAGAAGACATAATCAATTAGTTGTAATCTCAGTCTACACTCATACGCTGGACTTTTATCTCAATACAAGTAGTTCTTCATTCCGAAGGCTTCTTACAATTGTGCCTCGACCAActgtgagtatttctttttcatttgaCAAGAGCCAAGTATCAGAAAAGTCCTTTCCTAAGGCAAAGTGGAATCCATTTCCATatgaagaaccccaccctctgaaaatcgcctgaTCACTTTATAAAACAATTCGCGAGTAACTAAATCTTGGTCATATACAGTCGCAGTCATCGTTCAGATACAATCACAGTCATTGTATCTACCTATATTAGCACTTTGGATCAAGTTGTTCAGCTGGAATTGAGTCGGACAGTTGGTTTCAGTTGGAATTGAGTCGGACAGTTGGTTCTAGCACACCCGCATGCACTACACATGACAAAAACATCTAAATTGAAAAAGTGCCTAACAGCCCTACTAACCCAAATACTTCCACTATACATGGCATCCATCCTTGTTCAGAATTCCATGCAAGCACAAGTGATATGCCATTTAAAAGATATCGGATGTCAATCCATTAAtggtgaaataataataataataataataataataataaaggttaAAGACGTTTGATAAACCTTCCAGAAGCATTTGAGAGTGTTGGCCAGCTTTTAAATATTTGATTGATGGTTCAATCGATAAAATTCATCCACAAACAACTCCCGAAAAAGCCAGTGGATACCATGTTGATGCATTAACGCTTTCTGCGCGTCTTAATGCGTGCACCCAACACACTCACATGTCAGCCATTAGTGTGCACCTAACAAGCTCACATGTCAGCCACTAATGTAACCTCAAAAGGTATGCCAAAGCCTACGACACTAAGACCAAGAAGTCCTTGGGTGACCTCAGGTCTAATTGGTCAAAGCTAAAACACGATCAAGTCAATCCAAACCAAGTATAACGAACCTCTCAATTAAGAGACTTGATACGATTCAGTAACAGAAACATCTAATCAAGCCCATCACAAGTACTCATAAAACAAGTGAATAATCACTCTCATGTGGAAAAGGATGATGgcaacaacatgcccaatgttgAAGATCAATCTATCCCAAGCTATCACCGGCTCTGCCCACAAGATAACCATAAAACTAATTTATGCCTGAACCCAATGAAGTGGTTATGATATTTATGATACTCAGGAATCATGGAGACAACTCCCTTAGCACTGGTGGTGGTTGTCTACTTCATTCTTTCGCCATTGACCCACAAGATCATTTCATGTGAAAGACAGAGTACATGAGCCATCGTTATTATTTCAAGCTGTTTGTTTAAACATCATAAATTAAGAGTCAAATACACTGCTCCTTTACAGGTAAATGACattgtaataattatatttttacattataaaacatcataattatatttttacattataaaactatCATTCTTACAATAATGCTGGGTAAAACAAACAATGGTAACAAATTCATCATTGCAATCAAATGTAGGTGATGTCACCACAATTACAGAAGTAATCATTATCCATTTCCAGCCATTTACCATTATAATTGGAAAAACCAAACACATCCTCAACATATTTAATCCATGAGTTTCATAAACGATTAAtgacataaaataaataaataaaaagtaaaagaCTACATTCCACCAAGTGATCATAGATAAACAAGATCCGTTAACACATGAAAGCTAGACTTCCCAGGAACATATCTAACACGTAGTCCACCTACGTGTTCAGCTCTGCATGCAATATCCGAGCAGTGAATGAGGTTGCCCGCACTGTGCAGATTCCCCAAAGCCTGAGTGTCTGGCAGGTTTACTTATCAGGAGGGCTACAttgaataatgataataataaataaataaataaaaattatgttgCCCTATATTTTGGGCAAGAATTTATCTAGTGTCCTACCAGAGGGCCCactcagatcttgcacatgttCCATCTTGGAAAATGTGTTGGAATGCAGATGGGCAGAGATCCATAAACTCATGTAGCCTCGGTAAAAACTCTAATCCCTCACATACAttgaaaattttacatttttcCCATATATTCTCATTTCCTCTGAATTCTAAGGAActgaaaagatgaaaagaaaatagaGCACGGTGACAAAAGATGATATTCGAATGTAAAAATGTGTGCGCAGGTCATGAACCAATAATGTGAAACATCACTGATCATAATAACACAATTATACTGCCAACAATTTCAAATGATTATAAAGAAAGGTCTTATTACAAATATTGCAATGCAAACGCTATAGAGAAAATTTTATGAATGTTAATGGGAGACAAACCCGCTATCGATTTCGTAAACAAGTATTTGCTAAAGCCTCGATTCAAGACACGCCAACAACAGTCGTAGAGGCTCACTCAGTTAACAGCAGCAAACAAGCAGGAGCAGGTGCAGAGTAGGAAAAGTGGTACTTCAGGACCCAATGTACCTACAATTTTCAGAAGTCGGAAGATTTCGGCAACCAGTCTCCTTGTTACAGCAATGAGGGAATTTCCAATATGGGCTTTCTTAGAGAGGGGTTATGGCAGATTCATGGACTATTTCATATATTGATAGTATGTTATCTATACTTAGCAGTACGATGACACACCATTCCAAGTGATCTGACCTTCGGTGTTGCAGAACTTCTTGCAGAAAGTGGATGTTGTGCTGCAAAGGGAAGCCGAACGAGCCACAAGAATAGTTTGCGTGAGAAAAGTAAAACAGCCTGAGTCAGACTTGGAAGCCTGTCAATCTCTATTGAAACATTGAAATAAGCTGTTCAATCTCCACCTTCAATTTAGCAGAGCCAGCAACAAACTTACCAGTCTTATAGAGGTTTGTGAGTCAATTAAACTGATCAGAAACAGACAAAACTATGATAAGAGTTTGGAGTTGGTGCACAAGGCGCAACTAAACCCAGTCCAGCAGCAAAGCCAGAAAGTTGATTTTAGCTCAATCGGTGAGTTTTGAACCAATTGCAAACTTTCTTCGTGAACATTGAACTCTACAAGACATTATTTCAAAGGGAAACGACAATAGTGAGGACTATACCTCCACAAATTTCAATTTGAAATTGAGGCTTCCAAAACGTTGCGCAAGCTCATACTCATCTCGAAGGTATTCCAATATCTGGGCATAGTTTGCATCGCGCCAAGCAATTTCAGATCTAAACGATGAGAGTAGACAAGCATGAGATGCATCCAATTATGTGCTAGCTTATAATTCTAATTTGGTAATTTTGGAAGTTAATATACGATCAATGTTCAAAAACTTGGATTCAATTCAGAAAACTGGTATTTTGATTTTGCAGTCCAAGTGAACTGTCAGCAGAAATTTGCTAGGTTGGTAATATAATAGGTCAATTTTGGACTTAGAGGCCAGGTCAATTGAAAGGACCTGGTTGAGCTGCAAGTAGACCAATGAGTTCTCAAGATTTTATATTACTTTGAGCATACACTTTTTGGAAAAAGAAATATGTTAAGGACTCTCACTCTACACCAATTTACTCTAATAATTgtccaaaaaagaaaattaatataaATGGCCATCGTCTCATCAATGTGTGTGCGGCCATCGTTCCACTGTAGATCAATTGTACCTCTAATTTAtaatacaatgaagacttgaaatTTTGAGACTCACACTTTTTATAACCTCTGGTAGTTGATCAGAATTAACAGGAatgacattttttttctttttaataacctACAATTTTTAAGTACTCATAAATTTTGGAGATACGAAAGGGATACAAGTTATTAGAATGACTCTATGAgccatttttttctttgaaatacATATTTAGAAGTGTTTGCTATCATATTACAACACTGATTGTTCCATTCTAGATGATGTATAGACTCTACTTTTcaataattaatataaaattttggaAATACTAGAGGCGTTTAAATTATTAGAATGCTGTTTTGAGCCATTTTTCTTAGAAAGTAATGTATTTAGACATCTTCATTAGCATATTTGCTTTATTATTTGTTTCATTAACCAAAAAGGGAAGGTCCTGAGATAGCTTATTCTTTGAATATTGTCATTTAAGTTTCCAAGGTGTTGGATTTATCTGGGCATGGTATCTAGTAAATGTCATAACCATTCCCATGTGTGGAAATCCAGGAGGTCCTATTTCTTTCTAATAAAATTCAAATGCCCATGGAAAACACAGTTAAAACATAACTGATAACCAATCCCAAGTGCTTATATAACAATATAAGGTATTGCGATCCTATTTGTAAAGGGGcacatggacagtccaatcaaccaATCCTTGCAGCCACTTAGGTCCAGTCTAAGCTTCATGGGGCCAACATGAAAAGTCACACTGATTCGATGATCCTATTCATACAAAAGTTGGCCTTCTTTTTAACAGCAATCTGTTTTCAAGCCATGGATGGCACAGTCCAGGTTGTCTGATCAAAGGAATTCATTACAACTATATGCAATTCATGATGAGCCCCACCAAATAGAAGGTTCAAACAGTTGATTGAACATGGTTTTCCATGAACAACCATGAATATCCATTTTATATTTTGTTCTtcggatggttagaattgtcTTATTGGTGTGACTTCTTTATTGTGGACCTAATAGACAGTCAATTACAACTGATTGAATTGTTTGTGAGTTATATGCAACTAGGAAGACTATAATTTGTAGTGCTCTGGAGCAAACAATCATGTTTCCACACAAATTATTTAAGAGATTCTCAAAATTAGTAATGTCTAATAATTAGTAGCAAACATGTCCACCGTAAATATAAATAAGAGTTCCAACTGCCTTCTGTACAAAATTTTTGAAATAGAGTTGACTATAGTATTTTTCTATCTACGCCATTATTACCTTGCAAATACATATTTAGACTTTTTTTTATGTTTGCCTTATTATTTTGGAGCATTGATAGGACAATAGGAAGGCCCTCAGCTAGTTGATTCTTTGAATATTATTTTCACCTAAGTTCCTGAGGTGAAAAGGTTTTTCTTGGTAAGCTATATAAGTATCAATAGCCTTTCTCAAGAGGGGGGAGTTCTAGATGTCAGTTTCTTTCTAAAACCATGCAGATGCATTGGAACTTTAATACTTTCTATATTGAACAAATACAATTAAGACAAAATATCAGAGAGACTCTCAAAATTTTATATGATGAGATTTATACAAATGGCATCTGCCACGGATACAAGTTATTAGAGCTTTGACTGAACAATACAATAATCTTCCATGCCTTCTAGCAAGGAATAAATACTCAGAGAAATATCATCAGTTTGGCTTTCTTGATCATGTAGACTCGGTTTTGAATGCTGGTCATTTTCACAAATGAGTTGTGTTCTAAAGGATCATTACATTTCCTACGTGCACAACAATGTTCAATTCATTGATCGACTCAGAAGTAGGCTGATTATACTAGATCTAGCCAAGTTATGATTATTGACTCATTCACTCACCTGATATATGAACTGAGAGAGTTTTCATTCACATTGAAAAATCACCCTCGGATGAAAGATATCAACTACCTAGTCAAATCCACCCTTTTCAACATTGACAACAACTCATTGTTTAAACCTTATCGGGATCATTATACTGAAATCTCAAATATCAAAGCTCAGAATTAATCAAGAAATcactgatgagtaacacaaaggCATCACCTCTCAAAAAGACCAAGTTTTAGAATCACATCAGCAAGATTTGAGTTCGCCTTCCCTACAAGTTGAAAGAGCTTCTTCCTCTGCATGGTAAAGGTGCCACTCTTCTCCATGCTGCGATTAATATCTGTGAATTCCTCAACTATACCATCAACCTATGGAAGGAGTGTGGTTATAAAATTGACTAAAATTAAATGATACCATGGTATTTGAAAATTACTTGTACCTGCCAAATGAAATGATCAAGAGCAATACTTTGGCCAAGTACACTTCCAATAATGCGTATTCCATCAGTGTCCAGACTCTGAAGAACAATATAATCATGGCCTCCTTGCATCCATGTTACCAATTGTGGCTTCTCTACCACAGCATAGTCTGTGAATACAAGGGGAAAAAAATTACAAGTCAATGCTGTAGGTTCTATTAACTTACGATTTAGGTCTCTTGATGATGCAAATTCGGATAACATTGAAGATCATCCTTGATTCAACTTGAAATCTATTTGACAAATTTGTACTTGAGACATAATTCATTAAGAAGATAAAACATTATAACTGTTAGTATTCATGATTGTTAAGACTTTTTAAAGTTAGTTTTACctttggatggacagtgttgaaATAGTGTTAGTAATCCTACCACATCTGATTGGCCAAGCTTCTTAAATAGCTTGTCGTTACTTAgaaatgccataaaatgatatgatttGACTAAAGTAGATGTTGTATATTCCACTATGCCTGGTTGCAATGCGCCATGGTCCCCAACACAGGTAAAGGAGGGTTTATGTCAGGTAAGAAGCCAGTTGTCAAACATTTGCCATGCAATAATTAGAAAGCCAACCTCAAATAGCTGGAAGAAGGCCTTGATAATGACAACATGTCGGGTGTTAGGAAGAATGGCTTAAGCAATGTCATATACTTCCATATTTTAGCAATTTAAAACCACTTCTAAATTTTTGATGACCAATACAATTCAACCCTCATGTTTCTATGATCCAATTCAATTTGCAGAAAATGGTACCGAATTAATATGATGTGCACGAGTACATTTAAAAACATGCTTGAAGATTTGCAATATTAGAAATTCCAAAAGAATTTCATCCTCTGATAATTAATATTGTATGGCAGAACTGATGCAATTCCTTATTTGACATTGTTGAAAGGTTGAGTTTTGTAATAAGTCCATGTAATATCATTAAAAAGGACTAGAGTGCTTAGGGTTTCAAATAACCCTAGCATCTCACATTTCCACATCTCCCTTTAGCAACCACTCTCTCCATCTCTTCAATgccactctctccttctcttcttctccctaCTCTCTCTATCCTTGCTACTCATCATCGGCCCCTAAGAATGGCACAATGTAGCCATCAACATGGTATTGGAGAAGTTGTTGGCCAAGCTTTGTTTGAGCTTGATGGTTGATCCAGACTCGTTTGTGCAAGATAGTTAGTCCGGTTGTTCATATCGCTTGATTTGCATTAGTGCCTATTCGCCTGAAGTTATTCATTGCCTCATCACTTCTACTACTCACCCATCTGCTCGCCTCTCATCACAGCTCATGCTACTCATCTCAACTGTTgcattatcttttatttattgtttCTTTTAATGCATGTTTTTTGTAGCTCTCCAAACTcaaatttcttttttcaaagCACCTTGAGTTTTGAGTAGGGAGGTTTGGagtatttctttcttattttttattatggGAGCCCTTGTACCAAGCTGGGCAACATTAGGATACTCTGGCTTGAGAGGAAGtgtaagacccgaggccccgACGTCTGGTTCGTACACTGGATAGCCGTTGACTATAGGTCCATTGGCCCCGAGAATATTTTGACTTGATCAAAACGTTGTTTTGTTATCGAGCCGCAAGCCGCATTTCAACCTGATGTCTGAATTTTAATatacggacttaaaattaaacaaattgagaaatgacaactatgtccttattttatctggtgGTAGGCcatcatcgagttttcaaaatccgttaggtccgagAGCCAAACCGTTGTGACTTGTGACCGTAGTCGAGTTATGGAATTACTAGCAAAAACAGCAAGTCAATATGACACCTgaattgtaagttatgaatagatatgcacatatatattttgataaaataactcaaatgacctcgatttttttaaaatccttagAATGTTTTATGTCAAATCacttaaataacatttttttattGTTACCATCAGCTTAAACTTCTCAAAAATATCACAAAACACCTCCCAACCCTTCTTTTAGACAAAAGTcaattttaaaaccattttcaagtccatagacataaaaaccctctttcaacaATCCATTTCCAGCACTCTCTTCTAGCTTAAGtttgaagttgagaagaagaagaagaaaaaaaaaaaaaaaggaagcagaagccgagtttgaaatccaatcctcTGATCATTACAagtgagtgcatagattaggagcacaCATATATGTGCGTTAGATTACTTGAAAGCCCTATAGAagaatagatttttatttttttttagggttaggttattgctggattttctgaggTAGTTGGTTAGGTTTTTgctggattttccttgaaagccctaTAGAAGACTAGATTTCTGATTTAATTGGTTAGGTTATTGTTGGATTTTCTGATGTAGTTGGTTagattattgctggattttccttgaaagccctTTAGAAgactagattttctgatttaattggttaggttattgctggattttctaatttagttagttaggttattgctggattttccttgaaagtCCTATAGAAGAATCGATTTTCTGATTAagttggttaggttattgctggttTTCAGGTTTAGttagttaggttattgctggattttctgatttagctGGTTAGGTTATTAATAGAAGATTGGATGATagagatgatttagttttgtttaaattcatacgAATTTCCGTCGGTTTCTCTCTGTCCCTTACAAAGTCCGCCcactacctgtttgacaaaacgTTTGAAAGAGTTATCTTTCCTCCTTTTGGTGTAGTTAACTCTTGAGAAAAAGTATGCTTGTCgcatgaagtcttatagcggAATGAATCCCGAATTggatttagattggctaagtcatgtgcatatcatatgcatggttcatagttgttgtatcattgtatgattgagagtgaatgattcatatcatggtatggtgatcacagtgggttgtgttgcgacacacgatatgtctatgattagtatgtgaaccgtctagatataggatgcattacatgagacccctatgagGAACTTAAATTCATGAGGAAACCATATGAGGAAAGTCGTCTTATGCTTgccttgaaaaacatgatatattgtgcttgtgtgtggacaTATGCATACtgtgattgtaaatgcgatgaaacatactttgttatgacttgagttggacaccacaccggaaatgtgtaattcaataggacatgattagagggtccctgggtgaaaattcctaaaccctgaTTGGTACCATTAGGAGCAACCAATGCTTAGACTGAGTGGAAGAACAGGGCGctggaatgccgaaataccaaagtaagCGGCGACTCCCACCGACacgtgtcgattggttgagaggtttgacctgacctatttatggcaagcaaagataggttgtgtgtgacgagctcgtaaattgtccgcTATTGTTTTGTCACGTGACTTATGACTTCTCGCTGTTATGCAGATAatgaggttcaacacaagtgaGTTAGACTAGTTCGGCCCTAAACTTATGTAGTCCCACCACTATAGTGGACCACGGTGGAAAAGCCTATGCAAGTGGGCagcaatcatatgcgagtcccacctctgtttcaaACCTTGGTAATCCAATTGGGAAATGTGGAAATTTTGGAATATGGAAAGTGGCATCATGCATTGTATCTTTCTTTTATTGTTATCGGCCCAATAGGCCTGTGCAtgatatgagcatgacatgaaacatgcattttcaatGCACAcacactcactgggcttagtagctcaaggtttcctttctattttttttacagGTAAGAGTAGGGAGCTGAAGGAGTAGAGATTACAGACTCTAGTTGTCCTTTTTGTCTtatacatatcagtgtatatatttttttgtagtaCCATGTATATGTACagcaggtatagtaaatatgacatggtttatatTTTAGTTTTGCCTTGgtgtgctcagttgtacacagtaacacaggttgaatatgatgaaattttgagaaatgatacgtatatgctctcttttctttcggaaatcctccttgtgaagccccgcttatgggacttagtatgtgatagtAGGAAGCCCCAAAatcggggttctacggaggctgtcaaccaaattttggtgtatagtaatcacggaTTACTGACACTAAATTTAGGGACGTGACaaaagatggtatcaaagcatgatctcgGAAATATCTGcataaatcatatattgtatTTATTATACGTTGTTGCGTTAGAGTTGTTAGGTTCATGCTTTGCGAAGTAGAGGAGTTGTATGGTTATTTAGTATTGTGTATATTGTGTAGGTTTACTTGTTCTTTTTAGGCTAATTCCGTGTTTTGTCTATAGGATGCCGCCTAAAAAGAATTCTATTCGGACTCCTCCAGTGCAACCCAAGTCTAAGTCAAAATCTACGTCAAAATCTGTTCCAGACCCAGTTATACCTGTTCTTGCAGCACAACTTCAACAAATGCTGCAGACTATGTCAACTATAACGGCTAATCAAAAGCAGCGATATAGTTACACTCCTGAGACGTCAGTGTAGGAGCGGGCCAGTGCTCTTTTTATGGATTTTAGACGTCTAGATCCACCTTGTTTTTCTGGCAAGCCAAACCCTATGGCAGCCGAGTTATGGAAGTCAGAATTAGAGAACTCTTTCAAGCTATGAGTTGTACTTCCAAACAATGTGTTACCATAGCGACATATCAGTTGCAAGGAGAGGCAAaacaatggtggaagtcagtGGTTCGTTCAGTAGATCCAAaatttgtgtggacatgggaagcaTTTAAAAACTAGTTCGATCGTAAGTTTTTCCCCGTAGCTGTTCGTCCTCAGAAAGCACATGAATTTGATTATTTGCTTCAGGGTGAGATGTTTGTTGCTGACTATGAGGCtcgttttatagaattatctcaTTTTGCTCCACATTTAGTAGCCAATGATGATTTGAAGGCGAGGAAATTTGAGGATGGTTTGCGTCCTAGTTTACGATCTCGAGTTAGAGGGTTTGAGTTGCCAACCCTTGAGGGAGTAGTAGTGAAGGCACAGATTTTTGAGTCTGATTAGAACCAACAACAAAGTACTCATCCATCTACTTCTAATCagcaaaggaagaggagatttaTTTCAAAAGTGATAGTAGTTTTCAGTCCTTTTCACCCCCAAAGAGGCCTGCAGTTAGATATGATAATGCAGCCAAACCTGATGTCAGATCCCTAGTAACACAGTCTATTCCTCAGCGACAGTTATCTGGAGCCTGTTATAATTGTGGTGGTGTAGGGCACCGTAAAAAGGATTGACCTAATCCGCAGAAACAGCAACCATATCAACCACCTAGACATCAGCAACCCCAGCAACAAAGGCCACCATATAGGTCACAGTATAGGTCCCAACAACAACAGTCTCAGCAGCAGTCACAGCGGCAGCAAGGTAGACAACCCTTATCCCTTCAAATGCAACCTAGTGTTTATACAATCCAGCAGAGAGATTCTCAGACTAAGGGAGGAGTCATAGAAGGTATACTTGTAGTATCATCCCTTTCAGCACGTGTCCTTTTCGATTctggcgcatcacattcatttatagCAGATAGTTTTTGTCAGTCGTTGGATTTGCCGAGAACATCGATGACCAAGGGATTAGAGCTCTCGACTCCTTTAAGGAAAAGAATGGTGTTAAGCTCTATGTGCCAAGACTGTCCTGTTTACATAGAAGAGTATGCCCTTCCAATCAATTTTTATGTTTGGTGTTGTTAAGAGTATGATGTGATTTTGGGAATGGACTGGTTATCCAAGTACCATGCAGTGTTAGACTGTACAGCTAAGACAATCACCTTTTCTATACCCGACCAGCCTCGATTTCAGTTTGTGGCTAATCCTAAAGATAAGTTTATAGAGACTTTGATATCATGTATTCATAAAGAGTCCAAAGGTGTGTGTATTGAACAGTCGCCGATAGTACGTGATTTTCCAGATGTTTTTTAGGAAATTCCAGGTTTGCCACCCATTAGACGTACAGAGTTTCGAATAGATCTTATCCTCGGCACTGTCCCTATATCCAGAGCCccttatcgtatggcaccgttagagTTGCATGAGTTGCAAAGACAGATGAATTACGTCGTTTGGAGTTTATTCGCCTGAGtacttcaccttggggagcgcctgtGCTTTTTGTAaaaaagaaggatggttctttaCGGTTGTGTGTCGATTATAGAGGGCTTAATAAGGTTACGATTAGAAACAAGTATCTGCTCCCAAAACTagatgatttattcgatcagttgagTGGTGcgtagtatttctcgaagatagatttacggtctgggtatcatcagattcgggttcgggaggAGGATATTTCGAAGACAGCTTTTGTGACTCGTTATGGACAGTTTGAATTTCAGGTTATGTCATTTGGTCTGACTAATGCACCTGCagtatttatgcagttgatgaatgaggtattcTGTCCTTATTTGGACCAGTTTCTTGTtgtttttattgatgatattttaatatattcaaagACAAGGGAAGATCATGAGTGTCATTTAAAGATGATGTTGCAAACCCTTCGTGCCACCAGCTATATGCTAAGCTGGAAAAATGTGAGTTTTAGCAGGAAGAAGTAAAATTTTTGGGGCACACAGTTTCGAAGAATGGAGTTTCAGTTGATCCAGCTAAGGTTGAAGCAGCTTTACAATGGAAACAGCCAAAGAATGCATCTGAGATTCGGAGTTTCTTAGGTCTAGCAGTGTATTACAGATGTTTGGTTAAAGGATTTTCTCGTATAGCTGCCCCAC harbors:
- the LOC131219157 gene encoding protein RETARDED ROOT GROWTH, mitochondrial isoform X2; this translates as MGRLGAYSLLKRILPEAIQSPFLASSRHSVETKRLSTNHSASGGVDGHGFLGWNHELGQKQAIESQEEEIRCIPIKAYFLCTSIDLKSMQTDNAYNVIPPTSRSLNYVTLRYCDFPPEITGMRIKLDWSCYRYMVVFQYGSAVLFNVADHEVEGYLDVVRKHASGLLPELRKDDYAVVEKPQLVTWMQGGHDYIVLQSLDTDGIRIIGSVLGQSIALDHFIWQVDGIVEEFTDINRSMEKSGTFTMQRKKLFQLVGKANSNLADVILKLGLFERSEIAWRDANYAQILEYLRDEYELAQRFGSLNFKLKFVEHNIHFLQEVLQHRRSDHLEWCVIVLLSIDNILSIYEIVHESAITPL
- the LOC131219157 gene encoding protein RETARDED ROOT GROWTH, mitochondrial isoform X3 — translated: MHSYQSLLPMYQIHGFGSIDLKSMQTDNAYNVIPPTSRSLNYVTLRYCDFPPEITGMRIKLDWSCYRYMVVFQYGSAVLFNVADHEVEGYLDVVRKHASGLLPELRKDDYAVVEKPQLVTWMQGGHDYIVLQSLDTDGIRIIGSVLGQSIALDHFIWQVDGIVEEFTDINRSMEKSGTFTMQRKKLFQLVGKANSNLADVILKLGLFERSEIAWRDANYAQILEYLRDEYELAQRFGSLNFKLKFVEHNIHFLQEVLQHRRSDHLEWCVIVLLSIDNILSIYEIVHESAITPL
- the LOC131219157 gene encoding protein RETARDED ROOT GROWTH, mitochondrial isoform X1; amino-acid sequence: MEASPVNMFIGHLTKLDVIIIIIYEIKVLVEMFSIAAKADSFSFFSPPGERGGSCLRFPLRYLSFVFNRRGQQMEGFTSNSCVPHIHGFGSIDLKSMQTDNAYNVIPPTSRSLNYVTLRYCDFPPEITGMRIKLDWSCYRYMVVFQYGSAVLFNVADHEVEGYLDVVRKHASGLLPELRKDDYAVVEKPQLVTWMQGGHDYIVLQSLDTDGIRIIGSVLGQSIALDHFIWQVDGIVEEFTDINRSMEKSGTFTMQRKKLFQLVGKANSNLADVILKLGLFERSEIAWRDANYAQILEYLRDEYELAQRFGSLNFKLKFVEHNIHFLQEVLQHRRSDHLEWCVIVLLSIDNILSIYEIVHESAITPL